One window of Cohnella hashimotonis genomic DNA carries:
- a CDS encoding ABC transporter permease, with protein sequence MERRQVWKRIKRRKTLYLFLVPAVVAVFIFNYLPMLGIVIAFQDYTVSKGFLSSPFVGFKHFAAMFDNPDFYDSLKNTLGINVFAILIGFPMPILMALMVNELKEGRFKKTVQSITYLPHFISWVIIGGIVYRLLDQDTGIVNVIMTSVFGGEAVAFMREPHYFWGIAIGSAIWKEIGWNSIIYLAAITAIDQQLYEAAIVDGAGRLKRIWHITLPGIAPTIIVLFILTTGSIVSVNFSVGGTMTPNFETLFNLRNAMVSSASDNLDILVYKIGVQYAHYSYASAIGLFQSVVALVLIIFSNRMSKKVNGYGLY encoded by the coding sequence ATGGAAAGAAGGCAGGTTTGGAAACGAATCAAGCGTCGAAAAACGCTTTACCTCTTCTTAGTTCCAGCGGTGGTTGCCGTATTTATATTTAACTATTTGCCAATGTTGGGCATTGTCATCGCTTTCCAGGATTACACGGTTTCTAAAGGCTTTCTCTCCAGCCCGTTTGTCGGATTCAAGCATTTTGCCGCCATGTTCGACAACCCCGATTTCTACGATTCCTTGAAAAATACGCTGGGTATCAACGTGTTCGCGATTTTGATCGGGTTTCCAATGCCGATTTTAATGGCCTTAATGGTAAACGAGCTGAAGGAAGGCCGCTTCAAGAAAACCGTGCAGTCCATCACTTACTTGCCGCACTTTATTTCTTGGGTCATCATCGGCGGCATCGTCTACCGGCTGCTCGATCAGGACACGGGAATCGTTAACGTCATCATGACTTCCGTTTTCGGAGGCGAGGCCGTCGCTTTTATGCGGGAACCGCATTATTTCTGGGGAATCGCCATTGGTTCGGCGATCTGGAAGGAGATCGGCTGGAACTCGATTATTTATCTCGCCGCGATCACCGCGATCGATCAGCAGCTCTATGAAGCTGCCATCGTGGACGGCGCGGGCCGCCTCAAGAGAATCTGGCATATTACGCTGCCGGGAATCGCGCCGACGATTATCGTGCTGTTCATCCTGACGACGGGGAGTATCGTGAGCGTTAACTTTTCGGTAGGCGGCACGATGACGCCAAACTTCGAAACCCTATTTAACCTTCGAAATGCCATGGTGAGCAGCGCCTCGGACAATCTCGACATCTTGGTCTACAAAATTGGCGTTCAATATGCCCACTATTCGTATGCATCGGCCATCGGCCTGTTCCAATCCGTCGTCGCTTTGGTTTTAATCATTTTCTCGAATCGCATGTCCAAAAAAGTGAATGGTTACGGCTTATATTGA
- a CDS encoding alpha-L-rhamnosidase C-terminal domain-containing protein — protein MKLAKPIFLKGLYLEKNIQAGFRKAVRLPENSDGACLLEITARTFYRLYVDGQLIGHGPARAAHGHARVDVLDITAVMTKGREHMLAVELAGYNDPNVYVTGESSFLMAELTVGDTVLAYTDHSWQGFRLYQRRQLTEAFSHARCLGETYDLDRSFIDWRTNAAEELAGRTGLEELAERPVLLPRVVPLPDLRVARNARLIAVHDTEVDPNLAVAAHPHFREEADHFHAFPPVVDRPSVACSQEIPLPFTGIQRLDQDHHFTIQPAPGRAAALAYDFGEMNSGFIGIEFTCLEAGTLDLVFTDLLEDRGTFNPRRSGSNSVIRLNSRPGRYTFVSFEPHAFRYVKLIVRGQTFTVHDLFTVLYQFQPPLQKAFLCNDGELNRIYEAAEKTLVMNALDVFMDCPGRERAGWLCDSYWSGRAARLMLGDTSVERAMLDNFLRSDQAPLAEGFFPVCYPSGFANQGCFIPNWPLFLMLELDEYVCRSGDTQMLADYRQTVENLIGQFTRYENAKGLLENLPGYVFVEWSSANLEAYKSPISVGTNALYAHVLKRAGDIYRKPEWTDKADRLQSLLPSNAFTGSWYADSLRHDPERGLTPGSLFSEAVQYYMLRFVASERDDRPEMVRRLIEAHGPAAPQLAMDGALARANVFIGYFLRFDLLADRGEHRRLLQEMRALFSHMIDNGPGTLWEHTWSSDSVCHGFASHAGVWLVRDILGLHAPDELNRTVRLAPHPCDLKWCKGALSCQGGTISVEWHRTESRFELMAHVPDRYEVLLEIPPPFAHGTRMDKSISSKGQIHFIINK, from the coding sequence ATGAAGCTGGCTAAACCGATTTTTTTGAAGGGGCTGTACCTGGAGAAAAACATACAGGCCGGATTTCGAAAAGCCGTCAGATTGCCTGAAAATTCGGATGGCGCTTGCTTGCTGGAAATTACGGCCCGTACCTTTTACAGGCTGTATGTCGATGGCCAGCTGATAGGGCATGGACCCGCGCGCGCCGCTCACGGGCACGCCAGAGTGGATGTGCTGGACATTACGGCTGTTATGACTAAGGGCAGGGAGCATATGCTGGCGGTCGAACTGGCCGGGTACAATGATCCGAACGTGTACGTAACGGGGGAGTCCAGCTTTCTCATGGCCGAATTGACGGTCGGCGATACCGTGCTGGCTTATACGGATCATAGCTGGCAGGGCTTCAGACTGTATCAACGTCGACAGCTGACCGAAGCCTTCTCCCATGCCAGATGTCTTGGCGAGACCTATGACCTGGATCGGTCCTTTATCGATTGGCGCACGAATGCCGCAGAGGAGCTGGCGGGAAGGACGGGACTGGAAGAACTGGCTGAACGGCCCGTCCTGCTGCCAAGAGTCGTGCCTTTGCCGGATCTGCGCGTGGCGAGGAACGCCAGGCTGATCGCCGTTCACGATACGGAAGTCGACCCGAATCTGGCGGTTGCCGCTCACCCGCATTTTCGGGAGGAAGCGGATCACTTTCACGCGTTCCCGCCTGTCGTCGACCGCCCTTCCGTGGCATGCAGCCAAGAGATCCCGCTCCCCTTTACCGGCATCCAGCGTCTGGATCAGGATCATCATTTTACGATTCAACCGGCCCCGGGCAGAGCCGCTGCTTTGGCTTACGATTTTGGCGAGATGAACAGCGGGTTTATCGGGATTGAATTCACTTGCTTGGAAGCGGGCACCTTGGATCTGGTTTTTACCGATTTGCTAGAAGACCGGGGAACCTTTAACCCTCGGCGCTCGGGAAGCAACAGCGTCATTCGTTTAAATAGCCGGCCAGGCCGGTACACCTTCGTATCCTTTGAGCCCCATGCCTTCCGTTATGTGAAGCTGATTGTGCGCGGCCAGACGTTTACAGTTCACGATTTATTTACGGTTTTATATCAATTTCAGCCGCCTTTGCAAAAAGCCTTCCTGTGCAATGACGGGGAGTTAAACCGGATTTATGAGGCGGCGGAGAAAACCCTCGTCATGAATGCGCTGGACGTGTTCATGGACTGCCCGGGAAGGGAGCGGGCCGGATGGCTGTGCGATTCCTACTGGTCCGGCAGAGCGGCGCGGCTCATGCTCGGCGACACGTCGGTAGAGCGGGCGATGCTCGACAATTTTCTCCGCTCGGATCAAGCGCCGCTGGCAGAAGGTTTTTTCCCGGTCTGTTATCCGTCCGGCTTCGCCAATCAGGGCTGTTTTATTCCCAATTGGCCCTTGTTTCTTATGCTCGAGCTGGACGAATACGTTTGCCGATCGGGCGATACGCAAATGCTTGCCGATTATCGGCAGACGGTAGAAAACCTGATCGGTCAATTCACGCGCTATGAAAACGCGAAAGGCTTGCTGGAAAACCTGCCGGGCTATGTATTCGTAGAATGGTCGTCCGCCAACCTGGAGGCGTACAAATCGCCGATCTCTGTCGGAACGAACGCCCTTTATGCCCATGTATTAAAACGCGCGGGCGACATCTATCGGAAACCGGAGTGGACGGACAAAGCCGATCGCTTGCAAAGCTTACTGCCGAGCAACGCCTTTACCGGCAGCTGGTATGCCGATTCGCTTCGCCATGATCCGGAGCGCGGCCTGACACCGGGCTCTCTTTTCTCCGAAGCCGTCCAATATTATATGCTCAGGTTCGTCGCTTCCGAGCGGGACGATCGGCCCGAGATGGTCCGACGATTGATCGAAGCGCACGGTCCGGCTGCTCCGCAGCTTGCTATGGATGGCGCGCTGGCGCGCGCCAACGTATTCATCGGTTATTTTCTTCGCTTCGACCTGCTGGCAGACCGAGGAGAGCATCGTCGCCTGCTGCAAGAAATGAGAGCTTTATTTTCGCACATGATCGATAACGGACCCGGAACCTTGTGGGAGCACACGTGGAGCTCGGACAGCGTGTGTCACGGATTTGCTTCGCACGCCGGCGTGTGGCTCGTTCGCGACATACTCGGGCTGCACGCGCCCGATGAGCTAAATCGTACGGTTCGTCTCGCCCCCCATCCCTGCGATTTAAAGTGGTGCAAAGGCGCATTGTCCTGCCAGGGCGGCACGATCAGCGTCGAATGGCATCGGACGGAGAGCCGGTTTGAGCTGATGGCCCACGTTCCGGACAGATACGAAGTACTGCTGGAAATTCCGCCGCCATTCGCGCACGGGACCCGCATGGATAAATCGATTTCATCGAAGGGACAGATCCATTTCATCATCAACAAATAG
- the pgmB gene encoding beta-phosphoglucomutase — protein sequence MDNAIKAAIFDLDGVLVDTAHYHYLAWRRVAERLDIPFTEADNERLKGVSRSQSLEYVLQKGKESMHADEKREWAARKNAWYLEYLSALNESHLLPGARAYVAWLKKAGVRIGLGTSSKNAGVILERLRIQDWFDAAVDGSMVAQTKPDPEVFLKCAHLLHVRPECCLVLEDSTAGIQAAKNAGMKCIGIGDKHVLTEADRVVSGLQELLPSKEASP from the coding sequence ATGGATAACGCGATCAAAGCGGCGATCTTCGACCTGGACGGCGTATTGGTCGATACGGCCCACTATCATTATCTGGCTTGGCGACGCGTTGCGGAGCGGCTCGACATTCCTTTTACGGAAGCGGACAACGAACGGCTGAAAGGCGTCAGCCGGTCGCAATCCCTGGAATACGTGCTGCAAAAGGGAAAAGAGTCCATGCATGCAGACGAAAAACGGGAGTGGGCCGCGCGAAAAAATGCCTGGTATCTCGAATATTTATCCGCCTTAAACGAATCCCATCTCTTGCCCGGCGCCCGCGCGTACGTGGCATGGCTAAAAAAGGCAGGTGTGCGAATCGGGTTGGGTACCTCCAGCAAAAACGCGGGCGTCATCCTGGAGCGCCTGCGCATTCAGGATTGGTTCGACGCTGCAGTCGACGGCAGCATGGTGGCGCAGACGAAGCCGGACCCGGAGGTTTTTCTGAAATGCGCGCATTTGCTGCACGTACGGCCTGAATGCTGCCTCGTGCTGGAGGATTCGACCGCGGGCATTCAAGCGGCCAAAAATGCCGGCATGAAGTGCATAGGAATCGGCGACAAGCATGTGTTAACAGAGGCGGATCGGGTCGTAAGCGGTTTGCAGGAGCTGCTTCCCTCGAAGGAGGCATCACCATGA
- a CDS encoding glycoside hydrolase family 65 protein, translating into MAAYFYHEALNRLLSEDDWLIVQDTYDPKSNFKHETLFTLTNGYMGTRGAFEQGAVPEMPGNYLAGIFNKGDGPVRELVNLPQWHGISVFANRNALRYAEEASPLNAQTCEVIRFCRILDMKQGILISESVYRDRDGHETAVGTCRFVSRHDVHRTGIRLFATPLNHEGVFGIESRIDGSAVNWNTNPKFRAKHFNLLAAEDGDSEQLYLEAVTKDEAIHIGMGSAIHGLSRIGQQTPLPTIYHKFSNEGEECAEYVEFRIGRQETVQLDKLVVTYQSLELNGGRPRDAVHRNLARYRSEGWTQELRKHTNRYAKMWQEADIQIAGSEEDNRLVRFNLFHLMSTAYSGSPAVSMAAKGLHGEGYWGHVFWDTEIFMLPFFMYTFPDLAQSLLKYRYEKLGGARENARIAGYAGAKFPWQSAASGQEEIPPFSYDEHGAAQPLWMGKIEDHVTADIAYAVCQYVAVADDPAFMLACGLELLIETARFWQSRVEYDAERRQYVILNVIGPDEFHEHVDNNAYTNAMAARNLVQAAATLTDFQARFPAEVSDLLARLDWRPDDIAEWRKIAALMYIPRDEERLLIEQFDGYFQKKDYQFTAFDALGMPVYTGNPQLAELEQTQIIKQADTVMLLLLLRGFADAATVQANYDYYEKRTWHQSSLSMGMYALMAQRLGDTEKAYDLWLRTARTDLMDRHGNAGLGLHAAATGAVWQVLIFGFGGVQPDESSGMLEIAPSLPRAWKSLSFTVQWRGYRLAVEAEPEHLHITLPEIRQGILQVKIWGRPYAWRAEHSGERISIARRREASING; encoded by the coding sequence ATGGCTGCGTATTTTTATCATGAAGCCCTTAATCGGTTGCTGAGCGAGGACGACTGGCTGATCGTACAAGACACGTATGATCCAAAAAGCAACTTCAAGCATGAAACGCTGTTCACGCTGACGAACGGCTATATGGGAACGCGCGGCGCGTTCGAGCAAGGGGCCGTTCCGGAAATGCCGGGAAATTATTTGGCGGGCATCTTCAATAAAGGGGATGGGCCGGTCAGGGAATTGGTGAATCTGCCCCAATGGCACGGCATATCCGTATTCGCGAACCGCAATGCTCTTCGTTACGCAGAGGAAGCGAGCCCGTTAAACGCGCAAACCTGCGAAGTCATACGATTTTGCCGCATTCTCGATATGAAGCAGGGCATTTTGATTAGCGAGAGCGTTTACAGAGATCGCGACGGCCATGAGACCGCAGTGGGGACATGCCGATTCGTAAGCCGCCATGACGTTCATCGTACCGGGATTCGATTGTTCGCGACGCCGCTTAATCATGAAGGCGTATTCGGCATAGAGAGCCGTATCGACGGATCGGCCGTCAATTGGAACACCAATCCGAAGTTTCGTGCCAAACACTTTAATCTCCTCGCTGCCGAAGACGGCGATTCCGAGCAGCTCTATTTGGAAGCGGTCACAAAGGATGAAGCCATCCATATCGGAATGGGATCTGCCATTCATGGCCTCTCCAGAATCGGTCAGCAAACGCCATTGCCGACGATTTATCACAAATTTTCAAACGAAGGCGAGGAGTGCGCGGAGTATGTCGAGTTCCGCATCGGCCGGCAGGAAACGGTGCAGTTGGATAAGCTCGTCGTCACCTATCAATCGCTGGAGCTGAACGGCGGTCGTCCGCGCGATGCCGTCCATCGCAATTTGGCGCGGTATCGGTCCGAAGGATGGACGCAAGAGCTGCGAAAACATACGAATCGTTACGCAAAGATGTGGCAGGAAGCGGACATTCAAATCGCGGGCAGCGAGGAAGATAATCGGCTCGTTCGTTTCAATCTCTTTCATCTGATGAGTACGGCCTATTCCGGATCGCCTGCCGTCAGCATGGCGGCTAAAGGACTTCATGGCGAAGGCTATTGGGGCCACGTATTCTGGGATACGGAAATTTTTATGCTGCCCTTCTTCATGTATACGTTCCCCGATCTGGCTCAATCCCTGTTGAAATACAGATATGAAAAGCTTGGCGGCGCGAGAGAAAACGCGAGAATAGCCGGATATGCGGGCGCCAAGTTTCCATGGCAATCGGCCGCAAGCGGGCAGGAAGAAATTCCGCCATTCTCGTACGACGAGCACGGCGCGGCTCAACCGCTGTGGATGGGCAAGATCGAGGATCATGTGACCGCGGATATCGCCTATGCCGTATGCCAGTACGTAGCCGTCGCCGACGATCCGGCATTTATGCTGGCATGCGGACTGGAGCTGCTGATCGAGACGGCGCGCTTCTGGCAATCCCGGGTCGAATACGATGCGGAGCGCCGGCAGTATGTCATTCTGAACGTAATCGGACCCGACGAGTTTCATGAACACGTGGACAACAATGCGTATACGAATGCAATGGCGGCCCGCAATTTAGTCCAGGCAGCCGCTACGCTGACGGATTTCCAAGCGCGATTTCCAGCAGAAGTGAGCGATTTGCTGGCGCGCCTTGACTGGCGGCCGGACGACATCGCCGAATGGAGAAAAATAGCGGCTCTTATGTATATCCCGCGAGACGAAGAGCGGCTTTTAATCGAGCAATTCGACGGTTACTTTCAAAAAAAGGATTATCAATTCACGGCATTCGACGCGCTCGGCATGCCTGTCTACACCGGCAATCCGCAATTGGCCGAATTGGAGCAAACCCAGATTATCAAACAGGCGGATACGGTCATGCTGCTGTTGCTGCTGCGCGGATTTGCCGATGCGGCGACGGTTCAAGCGAATTACGACTACTACGAAAAACGTACATGGCACCAATCCTCTCTAAGCATGGGCATGTATGCCTTAATGGCTCAGCGCCTTGGAGACACGGAAAAAGCCTACGATCTATGGCTGAGAACGGCAAGAACGGACCTCATGGACCGGCATGGCAATGCAGGCTTAGGCCTTCATGCGGCCGCGACCGGCGCGGTCTGGCAGGTTCTGATCTTCGGATTTGGCGGCGTTCAGCCTGACGAATCGTCCGGCATGCTGGAGATTGCGCCTTCGCTGCCCCGGGCTTGGAAGTCTCTGTCCTTCACCGTCCAATGGAGAGGGTATCGGCTTGCCGTCGAAGCCGAGCCGGAACATTTGCATATCACGCTGCCCGAGATTCGGCAAGGCATCCTCCAGGTCAAAATATGGGGACGACCGTATGCATGGCGCGCCGAACATTCGGGCGAACGCATCTCCATCGCCAGGCGCCGGGAGGCGAGCATTAATGGATAA